The window CCTTACACCTCTCTCCTCACAGTGCCCAATGGAGAGCAGTTTGGGAACTGGACCTGGCCCGAGATGTGTCCCGACAAGTTCTTCGCCGTTGGGTTCATGCTCCGGGTAAGCAAGGGCTCCTTCATACATTTCAAACACATCTACCAGTTTGGATAGCATTTCTTTCAATTAGTCAATTCAGGGATTAAATTCCAGTCCCCTGTGGTCAAACAGCCTATTTTCAAATAGcccatttataaaaataaaaaaaatctacacaATTCAAATCCTAAATTTGAtgtaatcaaaatgtatttgtggtGTTGATCCGTTACCAAACATGATCAACACATTTGTCTATAACGAGACCATTCTTCTGTTTGAGCTAATGCTAGCATATGTCCATTAACCTTCTCTCAGGTGGAGTCCGAACAGTACGGTCTGGACGACACTGCCCTGAATGGCATTCGCTTGATCTGCGCTAAGGACGAAGATAGGAGCTTCTTGTACACCATTGAGTCTCACACTGGATTGTATGTACAGACGAGAACAACATGCCTCATATTGGCCAATCACATTGCTCAATGTAGACACAGTTGGAAGTAATCATATCCTTTTAAGATACAGGTTTAACTGTAAAAGCGCATTTCAAACTATAGTGATGACATGTGACTCGACaccttgattcggtcttatggAGCAACatttgaagtgtttttttttttacatgggtAAAAAGTAgaaactcagagctagaaaatggtatatcatacactgcatttttgaggaacaatgagaaagtaattctgctttgataGTTGATAAACTCATTTTTGAGAAAAGGGCCTCTAAATGTTTTGCtgcctactggagagctctcctttgtcgacacccattcagcattgttcacaccctcttaagccagccccacccatttctttaaggattcacatgtgaggtcatgtgctaaacagtgagtagtgtactAAAGATTAAGACTAAATGTGGtcaaagtagtagcctacaataaggacaAATTCCAGGCTgacaaagtgtccagataaaaatatgttATAAATGTTAGatcacacttgtctaaattgatgggtcatgagAAAGAAATTCTagaacccccagccacatccagtGGTGAAAAAGGTacaaaattgtcatacttgagtaaatgtaaacatacttttacttcagtcattttctattaaggtaagtcacccagtaaaatattacttgagaaaaagtctaaaagtatttgggtttaaaaatacttaagtgcccaccagcaccgtaccatcctccagtccaaccagtttgggatgttgacccctgtcacagtgctgtccttcacaacaccagcaatctcagacaGTGTTCATTCTGGTATTTTTAAAGCGCTGTTTGATGAGGCCAGTCTGGGTCCAGactgtggtggagcttgtgcTTGGTCCGCCTggcacaataccagagcacaaacttgttcttgttttggccactgcagttATCACAATTCAGGTCCACACGTGTTTCCCCAACTCCgtagttggtgaagaaatggtgcatgtagttgatgactgcgctgctgcCTTTGCTAGATGACGTGCCTTCATCAATCAAGTAGTTGACTTGTGGTGGTATAATTACAATTAATTGTCTCAGCCCTGTCAATCTGTCTTTACACATCTCAGTGAAAGGTATTTGCCTGCCTCCCATATATATTGTGTTGTGTATATCTATCCATCTATGTCCTTAATCAGTATTAAAGGAGGAAATGATGCTTACCTGTTGAACAAAATCAAAGCTGTAATGCATCCTAGTGTCATCCTGAACAACATGCCTCTTATCGTCCTTGTTACGAAATGTCGCCAAGCCAACAGATGGCGCTGCTGTTATTTATCTGAGTATGATACTATATAGTACTGGCGAGCCAAGATAGCCATTACTTACTATGCACTGTATGCATGCTACCGAGTGATGCTTAAGTAACATTACCTTGGTCTTGTATAGAACAAACAgcacacaaaacagtcctatttCATGGCTCAAAGTAGACACAAATTGACTTATCAGTTGAACCCTGCATCTTCAAACTGCAGTGACATGTTATTCCATGTCCTGTTTCTACTCTCTACATCATGtgcctcttttctctgtctcataGCTATGATCAAACCTCATTCCAGACTGCTGTGATGGTGAAATAATATTCCATGTCGcgtatgcctctctctcttcctctcccagctTTGGTGACTGGTCGGACGCCCAGTATTGCCCCAGGGGTGTGCTGACTTCCTTCCAGCTGCGTGTGGAGCCCCACCAGGGTCTGTTCGGTGACGACACAGCCGCCAACAACGTCAGGTTCCGCTGCAGCAGCAACCCCACCCTCGCAGGCGCCGGCCTGGACTACGGTGAGTACAGCCTCTGGAGCCAGGATTGTGGCGATGGAGGAATCTGTGGCATCGAGACCAAGATGGAGGAATACCAGTACGGTCTGGATGACTCATCTCTCAATGACGTGCGCTTCCACTGCTGCGCCAAACTCCAGCAGGTGAGATGAGATGGTTTATCATAGAGGGGTTGAATGAGTTGGTCTTGTGTATGATATTGATGTCATGGCAGCTCTGGAACCCTAAAGTACATCACTCATTGTCTAACCCTCTGGTGTATTTCTTGTCGTATCCTCACAGTAATCATCTGAGGGAGATACCTCTTCTGGACCAATCTCAACCAACCAACTGGCCCAGGACCTGTCAACACACAGGCTCTGACCCATGGTCTATTCAATCCAATCTACACCCAATATCTGAATCTGCCACTGGTTAAAACCTAATAAATCATTCAACTGTCTCTTTATGGCTCCTTTTGTTCAGTGAGGCTGAAACAAATGACATTAGCTCCGACTGAACATAACCCACTCATCAGAGCTGAAGAACCCCTCTAGATCACTCCACAATACGCACTGAAATCCTCATCAGCATGAGAACAGCATGTTTTCATAGAGCGTCTCTAATGACCCAATAAACTCAAAGCAAAGTCATAACAAGTGTGCACAAAATGTAGGTGCTGACACACGCATTTCTCCTCCTGGAAAGGGAGCTAATTAAGAAATGACAAGGGTTATTAATTAATTTACAGTTTAAAGGCCTGACGGCATCCGATAAGACGGTGATTGGCATACACAGAGGTACTTGTTTTTAGTGTGTGACTGGGTAATCTGCAAAGCGCAGTGTAAGTGGAGAAAAAGGACCGTGTGACTTTATCAAGCAGCGCTGCAATGGTTATCACCAGCTACTCAAACATGAGGCAATGGAGGCATACTGATAATGACCCATAATGCACTACTCTGGAGTTTCTCTTTCATGCTAATGAGTGAACTTCTGGTGAACTCAAGTTAAGTTCATACTTATTTGCCTCTTGGTACGCAATACTTTCATTTAGTGTGGGTTAGATTAGAGTGATAGGTCGTCTATATAAACTCAGTAACAACAAAAACagttcctttttcaggaccctgtctttcaaagataatttgtaaaaatccaaataacttcacagatcttcattgtaaagggtttaaacaatttcccatgcttgttcaatgaaccacaaacaattaatgaacatgcacctgtggaacggtcgtcaAGACTCTAACAGCtttcagacggtaggcaattaaggtcacagttatgaaaacttaggacactaaagaggtctttatactgactctgaaaaacggccagggtccctgctcatctgtgggAACGTGTCGTAGGCATGAgggctgcagatgtggccagggcaataaattgctatgtccgtactgtgagacacctaagacagcgctacagggagacaggacggacagctgattgtcctcacagtggcagactacatgtaacaacacctgcacaggatcggtacttccgaacatcacatctgcgggacaggtacaggatggcaacaacaactgcccgagttacaccaggaacgcacaatccctccatcagtgctcagactgtctgcaataggctgagagaggctagactgagggcttgtaggcctgttgtaaggcaggtcctcaccagacatcaccggtaacaacgttgcctatgggcacaaacccaccgtaaAATTAAAAGGAGATGCActtcagtacttaatgcagctggtggccacaccagatactgactgttacttttgattttgaccccacctttgttcagagacacattattccattctgttagtcatgtctgtggaacttgttcagtttgtctcagttgttgaatcttatgttcatacaaatatttacacaagtttgctgaaaataaacgcagttgacagtgagaggattttttttgttgttgctgagtttatgcATGTTGATACTTTGAAAGGGTCCTTATAAGATGAAGTGTTTAAATGCAGACAAAATATGCATTTCTTTGCTGAGTCATGAGCAGCATCAGAGGGAGGTACATCCAACCAGATGAGCAGATGACTGGCatgaccactagatggcagtgttaTCTTAGAGGTGAATTGACATGTTTCAGTGGATGGATGGTATGACAcagggtattcaactcttaccctatgaggtccAGCGCCTGCTGGCTTTCTGTTCTACCGGATGATTAATTGcatccacctggtgtcccaggtctaaatcagttcctggttagaggggaacaaCAGGGGAAAAAAGCAATGGTGCTGGCagcgaggtccagagttgagtttgaggggtatGACAGAACCAACTAGATGAAAACCAGTAAAAATAACAGTATACACAATGTAGATGAACAGAAATGATTAAGTGATCTGGTTGCGTAGACAGTTTCGGGTGTCCTCTTACAGTTTGCAGTAAATCAATTAAACCTTTATGGCCCTCTGGGCACAGAATGATATTCCTTAAATTAACCTTTGCGTATCATTTTACAAATATAAAGACTTAGTCTGATAAATTCCCATCTTATTCCAAAATTACCAAAATTCTCCAGACATTCAGTATGCCACATTCAGCAGTTTTATCCCAAACCCAACTTGGACTTAGTGGTAAACCTCATTGGCCACAGCGCTTTAGGCCGAAAGTACATTTATTCAATACTATAACTGCAGGCTGGAAATGAGGATTTTTGACACGCTCTAGTGGTCCACCTCATCCCCTTGGTCATTTAAGATCTATTAACGTTTCCTGTAGTGGACAACATGGAAATTATGTGGTTGTTGTTTCATAGCCCTCATTATAATGGCCCTGTCCTCCCCGGGGCTCCTAGCTCTCATGATGTATAGATCACCCCTGACCGTGAAACTCTACGTAAATACGGCTTGCTTTCACAAGCACCATTACCATGATCTGTGAACACATGGGGCCCACAATACAGCAGCATAATGCCCATACATTTGATCAACTGTAATGAAAATGTAATAAGCAGATACGACAGATTTTAAACAATAgttgtgttttttttcccccttgtGCTCCCTAAGAAaatgacattgtctgtaagcgCATAGCTACAGCACTCATGTCCAGCCTGATCCAACAATAGAGTCCTTATACTGTAGACTGTGAGGGACTGACGTTTTCTGCATTTACCTCTTTACATTCTTTCAGCAATACAAAGGCCAACCTACAAGAGCCCCTCACTTGGGGGCCGATTCAAACCAGAGTTAAGCTTGTGTAAATAACATCTAATTCCCTTTTCATGCACCTTTAGCTCTACGGTATTCTGACCTAATTCCCTTTTCATGCACCTTTAGCTCTACGGTATTCTGACCTAATTCCCTTTTCATGCACCTTTAGCTCTACGGGTATTCTGACCTAATTCCCTTTTCATGCACCTTTAGCTCTACGGGTATTCTGACCTAATTCCCTTTTCATGCACCTTTAGCTCTACGGTATTCTGACCTAATTCCCTTTTCATGCACCTTTAGCTCTACGGTATTCTGACCTAATTCCCTTTTCATGCACCTTTAGCTCTACGGTATTCTGACCTAATTCCCTTTTCATGCACCTTTAGCTCTACGGTATTCTGACCTAATTCCCTTTTCATGCACCTTTAGCTCTACGGTATTCTGACCTAATTCCCTTTTCATGCACCTTTAGCTCTACGGTATTCTGACCTAATTCCCTTTTCATGCACCTTTAGCTCTACGGGTATTCTGACCTAATTCCCTTTTCATGCACCTTTAGCTCTACGGTATTCTGACCTAATTCCCTTTTCATGCACCTTTAGCTCTACGGTATTCTGACCTAATTCCCTTTTCATGCACCTTTAGCTCTACGGTATTCTGACCTAATTCCCTTTTCATGCACCTTTAGCTCTACGGTATTCTGACCTAATTCCCTTTTCATGCACCTTTAGCTCTACGGGTATTCTGACCTAATTCCCTTTTCATGCACCTTTAGCTCTACGGGTATTCTGACCTAATTCCCTTTTCATGCACCTTTAGCTCTACGGGTATTCTGACCTAATTCCCTTTTCATGCACCTTTAGCTCTACGGTATTCTGACCTAATTCCCTTTTCATGCACCTTTAGCTCTACGGTATTCTGACCTAATTCCCTTTTCATGCACCTTTAGCTCTACGGTATTCTGACCTAATTCCCCCATAATTACACCACCTTTACACATGATGAAACGATGAATAAGGTCAAGCAACCTGTCGGTTCCAAGTGGAACAACATCTACTTTCTTTTTCCCCcgatagaaataacaccattctccatgcactgtaatttacaaattgataagagctaggtaaatgagtaagcCGTTTGGATAAGGGGATTGTAATATATAAATGACCCTAAATAAtatacaagatcagagtattttaaAATCAACCAACTGGTGGCGGAAAGGAGATAAATATGTGTAATAAGAGGGTTCTTTCATTAATCCCCATTCTGAACCAATTCTCTCaatatacactgaatgtacaaaacattaggaacacctgctctttccatgacagactgaccaggtgaaggctatgatcccttattgatataaATGGTTAAATCCACTAAAATCAGTGTTGAtgcaggggaggagacaggttaaagaaggatttttaagccctgAGACCATCGAGACattaattgtgtatgtgtgccattcaaagggtgaatgggcaagaccaaaaagatttaagtgcctttgaacgcggtatgttagtaggtgccaggtgcaccggtttgagtgtgtcaaactgcaacactgctgggtttttcacgctcaaatGTTTCCCGTGtggatcaagaatggtccaccacccaaaagacatccagccaacttgacacaactgtgagaagaaTTGGAGTcatgggccaacatccccgtggaacgcttgacaccttataatgtccatgccctgatgaattgaagctgttctaAGGGTAAAAGGAGGTgtaactcagtattaggaaggtgttcccaatgttttgcacactcagtgtCTGTCGAGAAAATTTGAATTAAAAAGGTACACCGTATTTAACGGGTtttagataaatgtactgaaaaccctttTTAATGAAAACTCCACAAGaaaatacactgctccaaaaaataaagggaacactaaaataacacatcctagatctgaatgaatgaaatattcttattaaatacttttttacttttttcaatggaaatcaaatctatcaacccatggaggtctggatttggagtcacactcaaaattaaagtggaaaaccacactacaggctgatccaactttgatgtaatgtccttaaaacaagtcaaaatgaggttcagtagtgtgtgtggcctccatgtgcctgtatgacctccctacaacgcctgggcatgctcctgatgaggtggcggatggtctcctgagggatctcctcccagacctggactaaagcatccgccaactcctggacagtctgtggtgcaacttggcattggtggatggagcgagacatgatgtcccagatgtgctcaattggattcaggtctggggaacgggcgggccagtccatagcatcaatgcattcctcttgcaggaactgctgacacactccagccacatgaggtctagcattgtcttgcattaggaggaacccagggccaacggcaccagcatatggtctcacaaggggtctgaggatctcatctcggtacctaatggcagtcaggctacctcgccatggagggctgtgtggccccccaaataaatgccaccccacaccatgactgacccactgccaaaccggtcatgctggaggatgttgcaggcagcagaacgttctccacggcgtctccagactgtcacatctgtcacgtgctcagtgtgaacctgctttcatctgtgaagagcacagggcgccagtgacgAATTTGCAAAtcatggtgttctctggcaaatgccaaacccccacctgtggatgtcgggccctcataccacccccatggagtctgtttctgaccgtttgagcagacacatgcacatttgtggcctgctggaggtcattttgcagggctctggcagtgctcctcctgctcctccttgcacaaaggcggaggtagcggtcctgctgctgtgttgttgccctcctacgtcctcctccacgtctcctgatgtactggcctgtctcctggtagcacctccatgctctggacactacgctgacagacacagcaaaccttc of the Oncorhynchus clarkii lewisi isolate Uvic-CL-2024 chromosome 3, UVic_Ocla_1.0, whole genome shotgun sequence genome contains:
- the LOC139405888 gene encoding vitelline membrane outer layer 1 homolog b isoform X2, which gives rise to MRLTSVNMTTPLFTALSFLAVLALGTCLALLPEEQPYVERAGIQYSARPYTSLLTVPNGEQFGNWTWPEMCPDKFFAVGFMLRVESEQYGLDDTALNGIRLICAKDEDRSFLYTIESHTGFFGDWSDAQYCPRGVLTSFQLRVEPHQGLFGDDTAANNVRFRCSSNPTLAGAGLDYGEYSLWSQDCGDGGICGIETKMEEYQYGLDDSSLNDVRFHCCAKLQQ
- the LOC139405888 gene encoding vitelline membrane outer layer 1 homolog b isoform X1, which codes for MRLTSVNMTTPLFTALSFLAVLALGTCLALLPEEQPYVERAGIQYSARPYTSLLTVPNGEQFGNWTWPEMCPDKFFAVGFMLRVESEQYGLDDTALNGIRLICAKDEDRSFLYTIESHTGFFGDWSDAQYCPRGVLTSFQLRVEPHQGLFGDDTAANNVRFRCSSNPTLAGAGLDYGEYSLWSQDCGDGGICGIETKMEEYQYGLDDSSLNDVRFHCCAKLQQVR